The DNA window AGATAAATTTGCTTTACTACCAATCATAATATTTGGCGGATCACCAATAAGGGTAGCTGTCCCACCTACATTTGATGCAAAAATAATAGATATTGCGAATGGTATTGGTGAGATATTCATATCAGCTGTAATGCTAAGAACAATTGGGATTATTAATAAAACTGTTGTTACGTTGTCCAAAAATGCTGATGCTACTGCTGTAATAATTGAAAGAAAGATAAGCATTGTAACAGGATTTCCTTTTGAGAGTTTAACTGATTTTATTGCAATAAACTCAAAAACACCTGTTCTTTTGGTAATAAATACAATAATCATCATACCAACCAAAAGACCAATTGTGTTAAAATCTATAGCCTTTGTAAATGCATATTCCTGTTCTACTATCTTAAAAATTAATAATATGGATGCGCCAACCATAGCTACAATTGTTCTATGGATCTTTTCAGAAACAATTAGTGCATACGCTAAAACAAACACTGTAATGGCAAATACCATATCTAATCACACCTCCCTTTTGTCAAAATATTAAAAGTTTTTTGAAGAATAATTTGTAGTCTTTCCTCTCTTTTTTCAAGATAAAGGTAACCTATAAGACACTCAAAGGCAGTAGCAAATTTATAATCAACAATATCAGCATTTTTTGGGATTGTATGAGGTTTTGCATTTCTTCCTTTTTTAGCAATCAGCTTTTCTTCATCATCCAGTTCATCCCATAGAGCTCTTATAGCATAAGCTTGATTGGAAGCTTTAACATATTTTATTGACATAATGTGATATTTATGTGGATTAAAATTGGGATATTTTTCAATTAGCATATCCCTAATAAAAAGCTCATAAACTGCATCTCCAATATAAGCATATGATAATGGATTATATTTAACCATTTAATTCTTCCTCTTTTAGTTTTTTATACAAACTCTAATATACATTCTTAAGATATATTTTGCAATAATAAATTGGCTTTTTTTTCAACAAATTAGTTCACAAATTATTCATACATTTAATTAAAAAATCCTTTATAATAGTAATGAGATTATGTATAATTTTTATTGCATTTACCTTTAAGGAGGGATATTTGTTGATAAAGGTTGAAAACCTGACTAAAAAATACGGTCAAAGATATGCTATTAATAATGTTTCTTTTGAAGTAAAGGAAGGAGAAATTTTAGGTTTTTTAGGCCCTAATGGTGCTGGTAAATCTACCACCATGAATATTATTACTGGTTACATATCACCAACTGACGGTTCTGTTACTGTTGATGGATTTGATATCTTAGAAAATCCAGAAGAGGTTAAAAAAAGAATCGGCTTTTTACCAGAGCTGCCACCTCTATATATGGATATGACAGTACAAGAATATTTGGATTTTGTTAGTGATATTAAAAAAGTAAGTCCTAAAGAAAAGAAAATGAGCATGGAAAAAATTATGGACATTGTTAAAATTGGAGATGTGAGAGGAAGACTTATAAAGAACCTTTCAAAAGGTTATAAGCAAAGAGTAGGTCTTGCTCAAGCATTAATAGGTAATCCTCCAGTTTTAATACTTGACGAACCTACTGTTGGCTTAGACCCAAAACAGATTATTGAAATAAGATCTGTTATTAAATCTCTTGGAAAAGAACATACAATAATCTTAAGCTCTCACATACTGCCAGAGGTTAGTGCTGTATGTGAAAGGGTTTTAATTATCAACAAAGGTAAGATTGTAGCAAGTGACACTCCAGACAATCTTGCTAAAAGACTTATTCATGGTAGCAAGCTACAAGTAAGGATTTTAGGACAGAGGCAAAAGGTAACAAGCCTTTTAGAAAAGATACCAGGCGTAAAATTTGTTGAATTTGCAGGTATTAAAGAGGAAAATACACTTGATTTCTTAATAGAGGCTGAAAATGATACAGATATTAGAGCTTCAATATTCTATGCTATGAGTGATGCTAATCTTCCAATTTTAATGATGAGATCGGTTGACCTTAGCTTAGAGGAGATATTCCTTCAACTTACAACCGAAGAAAAGGAGGTCTCGTAATATCATGTTAGCTGTACTTAAAAAAGAACTTAAACTATACTTTTCAACAACAACTGGTTATATTTTTATGGGTTTCTTTTTGCTGTTATCTGGATTTTTCTTTGCTGTAAGCAATGTTTTATCTGCTAGTCCGCAATATAGCAGCACTTTAGGAAGTATTACATTTATTTTCTTAATTGCTGTTCCTATATTAACAATGAGGTTAATAACAGAAGAAGCAAAACAAAAAACAGACCAATTATTACTTACATCACCGCTTACACTTAGTGGTATTGTTGTAGGTAAGTTTTTAGCAGCTGTGATTGTCTTTTTTATAACATTACTTATTACATGCTTGTTCCCTATTTTACTTAGCTTTTATGGAACTATAGCATTATGGGAAACTGTTGGTGCTTATGTTGGATTCTTCTTTTTAGGTTGTTCATTTATTGCTGTTGGTTTATTTATTTCATCACTTACAGAAAATCAATTTGTTGCAGCTGTTTCAACATTTAGTGCTTTACTTTTGGTTTGGGTTATGGATTGGGTGAAATCAGTTTTACCTACTGATAAACTTGCTGGTTTTATATTTGTATTAGCAATTGTTGTTGGTATTGCTGTTTGGCTATTCTTCACAATTAGAAATATATTTGTAAGTGTTGGGCTTGGACTAATTGGTATTGCGGTTTCTGTATTTGCTTATTTTAAATACAGTAGCTTTTATGAAAGAATAATTGTTCGTTTTATAGATTGGTTTTCATTAATAAAGAGGTATCAAGAATTTTCTATTGGTATATTTAATTTATCTTCAGTTGTTTATTATCTAACATTCTGCTTTGCATTTATATTCTTAACAATTAGAGTGTTAGAGAAAAGAAGATGGAGCTAAAGGGGGAAAAAAGAGTGAAAGTAGATTTAAATTTTAAGGCTTCATTTAGAAATAGAAAGTTTAAATATGGCGGATATGCTGCTTTGATTACAGCTTTTGTTTTGGTTATTTTAATTGTTGCAAACCTTCTTGTAAGTCAGATACCCCTAAAGCTTGATATGACACAAAACAAGCTTTACTCACTATCTGACCAAACAATTAAAGCTTTAAAAGATCTTAAGAAAGATATTACAATTTATGCTTTATATGCAACTGGCAACGAAAATGAGATAGTTAATCAATTTTTGAAAAAGTATGAGGATTCATCAAAAAGGATTTCAATAAAATATATTGATCCATATAAAAATCCAGGACTTGTAAAACAATATGATAAGTCTGGTGCTGGAATTGATGAAGGTTCACTTATTGTTGTAAGCGGTAGCAAGTTCAGAGTTATTGGTAAATACGATATGATTGAATACAATGTTGATAATACAACAGGTCAAACTAACGTCACAGGCCTTAAACTTGAACAGCTTTTAACACCTGCTATATTATATGTAACTTCAGATACAAACCCTGTTTTATATGAACTTCAGGGACATGGTGAAGATACAATAATTAAGCTTGGTGTATCAAGTGATTTTGAATCAGCTAATTTTGAGATTAAGGACCTTAATTTACTTACATCTGGTAAGGTTCCAGATGATGCTACTGCAGTAGTTGTTATTTCCCCAAAAAACGACCTTACTGATAAAGAAACAACAATACTAAAAAACTACTTCTCTAAAGGTGGAAGAGCACTATTCTTAATGGATGTTGTTAGCAATAAGCTCAATAATTTCAATAAAATATTTGAAAGTTTTGGCATTAACCTTGCTCAAGGCGTTGTGATGGAAGGGGATAATAATAACAATGCCGGAAATCCAATATGGATACTTCCAAAGCTTGAATCGCATGAAATTGTAGACCCAATAAGTTCAAGCAATATGTATGTTTTATTCCCTGGTTCACAAGCAATTACAGAAGCAAAGTTAAAGAAAAGAACTCTTACAATAGAAAATCTATTAACTACAACTAATAATTCTTGGTTGAGAACTAACCTTAAAGATAATTCATTAACAAAAGGTAAAGATGACAAATCAGGTCCATTTGCATTAGCAGTTGCTGTTACTGACAAAGCTCAAGGATTAAATAATATGT is part of the Caldicellulosiruptoraceae bacterium PP1 genome and encodes:
- a CDS encoding ABC transporter permease, whose product is MLAVLKKELKLYFSTTTGYIFMGFFLLLSGFFFAVSNVLSASPQYSSTLGSITFIFLIAVPILTMRLITEEAKQKTDQLLLTSPLTLSGIVVGKFLAAVIVFFITLLITCLFPILLSFYGTIALWETVGAYVGFFFLGCSFIAVGLFISSLTENQFVAAVSTFSALLLVWVMDWVKSVLPTDKLAGFIFVLAIVVGIAVWLFFTIRNIFVSVGLGLIGIAVSVFAYFKYSSFYERIIVRFIDWFSLIKRYQEFSIGIFNLSSVVYYLTFCFAFIFLTIRVLEKRRWS
- a CDS encoding GldG family protein; translated protein: MKVDLNFKASFRNRKFKYGGYAALITAFVLVILIVANLLVSQIPLKLDMTQNKLYSLSDQTIKALKDLKKDITIYALYATGNENEIVNQFLKKYEDSSKRISIKYIDPYKNPGLVKQYDKSGAGIDEGSLIVVSGSKFRVIGKYDMIEYNVDNTTGQTNVTGLKLEQLLTPAILYVTSDTNPVLYELQGHGEDTIIKLGVSSDFESANFEIKDLNLLTSGKVPDDATAVVVISPKNDLTDKETTILKNYFSKGGRALFLMDVVSNKLNNFNKIFESFGINLAQGVVMEGDNNNNAGNPIWILPKLESHEIVDPISSSNMYVLFPGSQAITEAKLKKRTLTIENLLTTTNNSWLRTNLKDNSLTKGKDDKSGPFALAVAVTDKAQGLNNMLKPKDAKIVVMASAVFLNEQYSKQVPGNLNLVVNSLNWLQEKKTDIQIASKDLTIERLNISTTQSLIVSGIAVIVIPVIIFLAGLSVWLRRRHL
- a CDS encoding Mini-ribonuclease 3 yields the protein MVKYNPLSYAYIGDAVYELFIRDMLIEKYPNFNPHKYHIMSIKYVKASNQAYAIRALWDELDDEEKLIAKKGRNAKPHTIPKNADIVDYKFATAFECLIGYLYLEKREERLQIILQKTFNILTKGRCD
- a CDS encoding ABC transporter ATP-binding protein, encoding MIKVENLTKKYGQRYAINNVSFEVKEGEILGFLGPNGAGKSTTMNIITGYISPTDGSVTVDGFDILENPEEVKKRIGFLPELPPLYMDMTVQEYLDFVSDIKKVSPKEKKMSMEKIMDIVKIGDVRGRLIKNLSKGYKQRVGLAQALIGNPPVLILDEPTVGLDPKQIIEIRSVIKSLGKEHTIILSSHILPEVSAVCERVLIINKGKIVASDTPDNLAKRLIHGSKLQVRILGQRQKVTSLLEKIPGVKFVEFAGIKEENTLDFLIEAENDTDIRASIFYAMSDANLPILMMRSVDLSLEEIFLQLTTEEKEVS